One stretch of Streptomyces sp. NBC_01363 DNA includes these proteins:
- a CDS encoding NADH-quinone oxidoreductase subunit B, with amino-acid sequence MDVTSPQADEGSEPQPVPTFLPEPKRLGVLSRLAPEPMKVVLNWGRRYSLWVFNFGLACCAIEFIAASMARHDFIRLGVIPFAPGPRQADLMIVSGTVTDKMAPAVKRLYEQMPEPKYVISFGACSNCGGPYWDSYSVTKGVDQIIPVDVYVPGCPPRPEALLQGILKLQEKIARESLGERYATGGGSRPSTAALRSGLVAPPQDPASAPAPGKDRA; translated from the coding sequence ATGGACGTGACCAGCCCGCAGGCCGACGAGGGATCCGAACCGCAGCCCGTGCCGACCTTCCTGCCGGAGCCCAAGCGGCTCGGCGTCCTGTCGCGCCTGGCGCCCGAGCCGATGAAGGTGGTCCTGAACTGGGGCCGCCGCTACAGCCTCTGGGTCTTCAACTTCGGGCTCGCCTGCTGCGCCATCGAATTCATCGCCGCCTCCATGGCCCGGCACGACTTCATCAGGCTCGGCGTGATCCCGTTCGCGCCCGGCCCGCGCCAGGCCGACCTCATGATCGTTTCCGGCACGGTGACGGACAAGATGGCCCCGGCGGTGAAGCGGCTGTACGAGCAGATGCCCGAGCCCAAGTACGTCATCTCCTTCGGCGCCTGTTCCAACTGCGGCGGCCCGTACTGGGACTCGTACTCCGTGACCAAGGGCGTGGACCAGATCATCCCGGTCGACGTCTACGTCCCCGGCTGCCCGCCCCGGCCGGAGGCGCTGCTCCAGGGCATCCTCAAGCTCCAGGAGAAGATCGCCCGGGAGTCGCTGGGCGAGCGGTACGCGACGGGCGGCGGCAGCCGTCCCTCCACCGCTGCCCTGCGCAGCGGCCTGGTCGCGCCCCCGCAGGACCCGGCGTCGGCCCCGGCCCCGGGGAAGGACCGCGCATGA
- a CDS encoding NADH-quinone oxidoreductase subunit A: MADLPESTVLASDYFHGYSVVGLLAVIGVLFVAVAFGAGRLLRPVVPTPEKLLTYECGVDPVGEGWAHTQVRYYVYAFLYVIFAVDSIFLFPWATVFAAPGYGATTLVEMFIFLGFLAVGLLYAWKKGVLEWT, from the coding sequence GTGGCGGACCTGCCGGAATCGACCGTTCTCGCGTCGGACTACTTCCACGGTTATTCAGTGGTCGGACTGCTCGCCGTGATCGGCGTGCTGTTCGTCGCCGTCGCCTTCGGGGCCGGCCGACTGCTGCGCCCCGTGGTCCCGACGCCGGAAAAGCTCCTGACGTACGAGTGCGGCGTGGATCCAGTGGGTGAAGGATGGGCACATACCCAGGTCCGTTATTACGTCTATGCCTTCCTGTACGTGATCTTCGCCGTCGACTCGATCTTCCTGTTTCCGTGGGCGACCGTATTCGCCGCACCCGGATACGGGGCGACGACGCTGGTCGAAATGTTCATCTTCCTCGGTTTCCTGGCCGTAGGACTGCTCTACGCATGGAAGAAGGGCGTCCTCGAATGGACGTGA